The Sorangiineae bacterium MSr11367 genome window below encodes:
- a CDS encoding MFS transporter, whose translation MNTTAAHPVPLLTRPFALAWVAYFFHALSFQLHLHVPGYLHARGASEFDIGLIYAVSAAFAIVVKPFFGRRIDAVGPRPVLLVGGVLATMSTCGYMLAQGHGLRWIYPLRMLQTIAIQVLVTSFYAYAAHHLPERRRIQGIGLFGVAGILPIGLAGLLGEVLLRLRPDYTLLFATSTGLAMLAWAISATLTAAAPVGDGPPRRFSAAIWQRELLPLWFASLLCAIIAAIYFTFLKTFVQTTGIGSVAIFFSMYTTMSIIVRVLGGGLPERMGPKRVLFMGMAWMAVGLFLLGQASSGYGIAAAGIACGLGQGYGLPVLLGLVVARADPRARGSALAIFTSFYDIGTIVAGPLFGLVVRTTNYAVMFRMAAVLMLIGIGLFARLDRRH comes from the coding sequence ATGAACACGACCGCCGCCCACCCCGTGCCCCTCCTTACCCGTCCGTTTGCATTGGCATGGGTAGCCTATTTCTTTCACGCGCTTTCGTTTCAGCTCCATCTGCACGTGCCGGGCTATCTCCATGCGCGCGGTGCCAGCGAATTCGACATCGGCTTGATTTATGCCGTGAGCGCGGCGTTCGCCATTGTGGTCAAACCGTTTTTCGGACGCCGCATCGATGCGGTGGGACCGCGACCGGTTCTCCTCGTTGGCGGCGTGTTGGCCACGATGAGCACGTGCGGGTACATGCTGGCGCAAGGCCATGGCCTTCGTTGGATCTACCCGTTGCGCATGCTCCAGACGATTGCCATTCAGGTACTCGTCACCTCGTTCTATGCGTATGCCGCCCATCATCTGCCGGAGCGGCGCCGCATTCAGGGGATTGGCCTCTTCGGCGTGGCGGGGATTCTCCCGATAGGTCTTGCGGGACTGCTCGGTGAAGTCTTGCTGCGCCTGCGCCCCGACTACACGTTGCTCTTTGCGACCTCCACCGGGCTTGCGATGCTCGCGTGGGCCATTTCCGCGACGCTCACCGCCGCGGCACCCGTAGGCGACGGGCCGCCGCGGCGCTTCTCGGCAGCCATCTGGCAGCGGGAACTCCTCCCGCTGTGGTTCGCGAGCTTGCTTTGCGCCATCATCGCGGCCATTTATTTCACGTTTCTAAAGACGTTCGTTCAAACCACCGGCATCGGTTCGGTGGCGATCTTCTTTTCGATGTACACGACGATGTCGATCATCGTGCGGGTGCTGGGGGGTGGACTGCCCGAACGCATGGGCCCCAAGCGCGTCCTCTTCATGGGAATGGCGTGGATGGCCGTGGGCCTCTTCCTGCTCGGGCAAGCATCGAGCGGATATGGAATCGCGGCCGCGGGGATCGCGTGTGGCCTCGGGCAGGGGTACGGGCTTCCCGTTCTATTGGGGCTCGTGGTCGCACGCGCGGACCCACGGGCACGCGGTTCCGCGCTGGCGATTTTTACGTCGTTCTACGATATCGGAACGATCGTGGCGGGGCCCCTCTTCGGGTTGGTGGTTCGCACCACCAACTATGCCGTGATGTTTCGGATGGCGGCCGTCCTCATGCTCATTGGAATAGGGCTGTTCGCCCGATTGGACCGCCGACATTGA